A region of the Halanaerobiales bacterium genome:
ATTACCCTCTTTGTTTGAACTGATAATATTGATAAATCTATCAGGAAAAGAAAAACTATTTAGCTGATTATTTTTAAAATAGTTCTGTAATTTTTCTGTATCTGGATGAGTAATTACTTTACCATTGTTATTTATAAGAAAAGAATAAACTCCTTTTTCATCTTTTCGGTATTTATTTATATAGCTGCCAAGTTCATCAAGTCTTATAACTGCTGCCAGCATGGATTTGTTTTCATTATTATGACCAATAGGAGTACCAATCACTATTATTGGTTTAGAAGTTGATCTAGAGATTACCGGTTCTGAGATTACAGTATTACCTGTCATTATTTTTGGAAAATAGTTTCTATCCTTAATATTTCCAGCATTATCTTCAAAAGTAGTACTATAATTACCATTTTCATCAGCAATAAAGAAAAAGTAATATTCTTTAACTCTTTTTGCTAACTCTGTTTGCAAATAATTTTTCTTTTCCTGCCAGCTTCCATTTTGCATGACTTCAGTATTTGCATATATTTTCAGGTCATGTTTTCTTTCGGCAAACCAGGAAGTTACCATTTCTGAGTTTTGTTTAATATTCTTTGTCTCACTTTGAAAGATAATATCTTCCAAAATATCATGAAAAGTATTGGTTATAGTAAAAATTATACTTAAAGTTAAGAGAGTTATAATTATTAAGGCCAATCCGAGTATTTTATATTTAAAACTTATATTTTTTATTTTCACATAAACACCTACCCAATTACTTATAATATTAGTACTTATATTAATTTATTTCGTAAAAATGTCGAAAATCCTCTTTTATTTTTTAAGTAATTCTTATAAAATAAATAATAGTAACTAACCTTGACTTTTAAGGATATGAAAGGAGGGATGATTATCAAAAAATATTTATTAATATCTGCTATTTTATTGGTTTTTTCCTTATTGATTTTTTATTATCCAGTAGAAATAGCTAAAGAAGATAACCCGGTTATTTTTGTGATAGATAGTGAAATAGATCAATCATTTTTAGAAAAGCCAATTGCCAGACTTAAAGCTGATAGTTCTCATGGTAATAAAGTAGTAGCTACTATTCGTTCTCAAACTCAGATTGATATCATCCCTTTATCTGCGGAAAATTTTTTAGGAGCAATAGATGAAGATAATTATATTTCTGCTCTGGAAAAAATAAAAAAATATAGTAATGATAATCCTAATAAAAAGATTCTAATTAATATTAGTCTTGGATTTTCAGATAAAGATTTTCAGGAAAAGGCGATTTCAGAACTTAATAAAGAAAATATAATTATAGTAGCGGCAGCAGGTAATAATAATAGTGAGCAAAAATTATACCCTGCTGGTTTTGAAAATGTTTTAGCAGTAGCTGCACTTGAAAAAAACAGGAAGATGCCTGGGTCTAATTATGGCCATTATATTGATATTTCAGCTTCTGGAATTATTAGATTAAATGAGACTTTGTATTTACCTTCTATCAATTTGATTCAAACAACTAAAATTACCGGTACTTCATTTGCAGCTCCTCAGGTTACAGGGCTTTTAGGGCAAATGTTAGCCTATGATAAGAATTTAAGCCCTAAAAACGCTTTGCAAATTATAAGGGATACTGCTTCTAATATTAATGATCCTCTTTATAATAAAAGTAAATTAGGTTCAGGTAAGATTTCTAAATATAAAGCCTTAAGTAAGGCAAGTAAAATATATTTTTGGGGTCAGGCTCTGGTATTTATGTCTGCTTTAACTTTTTTTACCCTCTTATTTCTTTATCTCTGGGAAAAAGTTTCTTTTGGTGCTATTTTAGTTTTTGGCTTAGGATTAATGACTTTATTGATCTTACAACCGGTGATTTTTGCTTTATTTAGATATTTGGGTACTAGAAAAATTATTCTTATTTTTACGATTATAACTATTTTATATTATTTATTTAAAAAGACAGTATCTTATTTTATTAAAAAAATAAAAAATATTAAAGCCATATTATTTTTAAGTTATTTCTTGAATCAAGATATGAAACTTAAAGCTTTAAAAAAGATAGTATATTTAATTAATAAAAATGATAATTTAAAAGAAGATGTTATCAATAAATTGAATAATACTCTATCTCCTGTTAGAGCTAAATATTATCTTCGTATTTTGCTGAGAATAAATAATCCACCAATTTTTATTATTATTGATAAAGGAAATTATTATAATTTGAAAGGAAATTTTATAGCTGAAGAGATGAATTCAGTTAAAAGAAATAGTAAAGAAAAGAGTATAATTACAGGTGAATTAGTATATTATCTTTTTTCTGATAATTATCAAAAAGCAAGAATGGCAGCTGATATTGCCAGAAATTATACTAATCCATTAATTTTATACCCATTAAAAAATATTTTAAAAAAGAGAAATGTATTGATAAATAAAGAGAAGATTTTACACTTTATTTTAGAAATAGTAGAGAGTTTTGGAACTAAGGCAGCTGATTTTTCTGGTATTTTAAAGATAATGATTGTAAATAGTGAAAGTCAGTGGCTTAGATATTATTCCCTAAAGGCTTATTTAGCTGTTGG
Encoded here:
- a CDS encoding S8/S53 family peptidase — translated: MIIKKYLLISAILLVFSLLIFYYPVEIAKEDNPVIFVIDSEIDQSFLEKPIARLKADSSHGNKVVATIRSQTQIDIIPLSAENFLGAIDEDNYISALEKIKKYSNDNPNKKILINISLGFSDKDFQEKAISELNKENIIIVAAAGNNNSEQKLYPAGFENVLAVAALEKNRKMPGSNYGHYIDISASGIIRLNETLYLPSINLIQTTKITGTSFAAPQVTGLLGQMLAYDKNLSPKNALQIIRDTASNINDPLYNKSKLGSGKISKYKALSKASKIYFWGQALVFMSALTFFTLLFLYLWEKVSFGAILVFGLGLMTLLILQPVIFALFRYLGTRKIILIFTIITILYYLFKKTVSYFIKKIKNIKAILFLSYFLNQDMKLKALKKIVYLINKNDNLKEDVINKLNNTLSPVRAKYYLRILLRINNPPIFIIIDKGNYYNLKGNFIAEEMNSVKRNSKEKSIITGELVYYLFSDNYQKARMAADIARNYTNPLILYPLKNILKKRNVLINKEKILHFILEIVESFGTKAADFSGILKIMIVNSESQWLRYYSLKAYLAVGREDDDYDQFIAYIKEREEEPVILAFEQLE